The Trichocoleus desertorum ATA4-8-CV12 genome contains the following window.
GGCTAAGTCCATGCCATCTAACCAGGCTTGGGCATATAAACCACCCAAAAATCACTATGTCTGCGCCTCATTCTTCGCCCTTCTTGGGCTCGACAAATATAGCTAGCTAAGCCTTGAGTGCGAACTTCATGACCTTGGATGACCGCACTGGTATAGGCAAGGGCTAAGAGGACAAATAAACCGGATAAACGTTGGGGATTGAGACGAGTAGATTCGACTTGATAGCCCCCAC
Protein-coding sequences here:
- a CDS encoding IS4 family transposase; amino-acid sequence: GGYQVESTRLNPQRLSGLFVLLALAYTSAVIQGHEVRTQGLASYICRAQEGRRMRRRHSDFWVVYMPKPG